One window of the Candidatus Thorarchaeota archaeon genome contains the following:
- a CDS encoding S8 family serine peptidase produces MKKIVICTLLVFLLTLSTGSSDVRSPSVLNDTMPREQDSQKITLDYLTDEYEANIPIVARIEREIDSDTIAFMDQAGIAFSLDSVEKSSIGNHYLLEGPAEGFEKCLEHRIISDWSIQTSPEHLHAARDVSMPEINATTAWNQLDSLDRNVTGEDILIADLDSGVDWTHPDLWSADGGTFDWKDSGPANAAFDNGTDYVDLDGDDNPDTGEELYAIDLDRDGSYNCSTDWLWADNVTQDGIPQIGEPYFVVNDTNGDDQLQLGEPLTLLATPKTKYIVEEDGFDNLQVWMRGKNLTQSTHEDTDGHGTAVSGILLGGQVGFRKYVGAAPSAELMMLKVLGSGGTSLTVEKALMYARNQGADVILTEFGSWTYHYLDGSSPAAGLIDDLVDDGVPVISPSGNLGGKEKHANATVAPDTPYDIDFHIPTPADDPYLGGDIEDVYITLLSVNDTDFSTCNFSLVIDFTSWSGPASHTIYLHPGAGKENWNAEQSVSFGGSTLVVESYISVSSRSTKMLAIHIFTSGGGSLPTTTEGGPYHQLNITAPASTTFHCYISDDKTSWTGGAIWTSDEFDYYHITWPSTADSAVSVASYHTRDLLGGTIGDIADFSSRGPRIDEVQKQGVAAPGGYDIISDYSNASTWYGWYNNYGSLPFDDRFASYQLFSGTSASGPHVAGCAALMLQISPTLGSQVGGYIKSTARNDSFTGSVPNPTWGYGKLDVLSAVLSIDVEAPVIHSFERNPLSVEYYQNVTVEANVTDNSDFFSVFLKYNATGWGENKTVLMAEQPSGNYTMEIGPFNYSQSVYYSIFANDTGGNGNQSSWTMFTIGDTVKPNMVNPWRNATSPGANHDVAVSIDILEPAGAAGVDTVLLNYSKNDWSNFTVLTMQRTQDTYSAVIPGQPLDTSVEYFFWANDTEGNTNYTSIYNYTTISPESNPPTIDTPDRTPVTPNSQENVTVTVIVSDDTEVDTVILSYYDGENWHNSTMTKEDSTYIGVIPELPAGTEVIYRIYASDILGNWEVSSDYSYTVESETTTTTSPTGTTTTTTTSTTTTGLTPDYLRLAIMSSLVVLLVVVWVAYQRHRSK; encoded by the coding sequence TTGAAAAAAATCGTCATTTGCACGCTTCTGGTATTTCTGTTAACACTCTCGACTGGTAGTTCTGATGTGCGTTCACCTAGTGTTCTCAATGATACGATGCCGCGCGAGCAAGATTCACAGAAAATCACTTTGGATTACCTAACCGATGAGTATGAAGCGAACATACCTATTGTTGCTCGGATTGAAAGAGAAATCGATAGTGACACGATTGCGTTTATGGACCAAGCCGGAATAGCATTCAGTTTGGATTCAGTTGAAAAAAGCAGTATAGGAAATCACTATCTTCTCGAAGGTCCCGCGGAAGGCTTTGAAAAGTGCTTGGAGCATCGCATCATTTCAGACTGGAGTATCCAAACTTCACCTGAACATCTTCATGCTGCAAGAGATGTTTCCATGCCAGAAATAAACGCGACCACTGCGTGGAATCAGCTTGACAGCCTTGACAGGAATGTGACAGGCGAAGATATTCTCATAGCAGACTTAGATTCAGGTGTTGATTGGACACATCCTGATTTATGGTCTGCAGATGGTGGTACTTTTGATTGGAAAGATAGTGGTCCTGCTAACGCTGCATTTGACAACGGTACGGATTATGTCGATTTGGATGGGGATGATAACCCCGACACAGGGGAGGAACTCTATGCCATCGACCTTGATAGGGATGGCAGCTATAATTGCTCTACTGACTGGCTCTGGGCTGATAATGTTACTCAGGATGGTATTCCTCAGATAGGGGAACCCTACTTCGTTGTCAATGATACAAATGGTGATGACCAGCTTCAGCTGGGCGAGCCACTTACTCTGCTTGCTACTCCGAAAACCAAGTACATTGTTGAGGAAGATGGATTTGATAATCTCCAAGTATGGATGAGAGGAAAGAATCTCACACAGAGTACTCACGAAGATACAGATGGCCATGGTACTGCTGTTTCGGGTATTTTACTGGGGGGTCAGGTTGGTTTTAGAAAATATGTGGGTGCGGCACCTAGTGCAGAACTGATGATGCTCAAAGTGCTCGGTTCTGGTGGTACAAGCCTTACAGTTGAGAAGGCACTCATGTACGCTCGCAATCAGGGCGCTGATGTCATTCTCACTGAGTTTGGATCATGGACCTATCATTATCTCGATGGTTCTTCTCCGGCTGCAGGCTTGATAGACGATCTTGTCGATGACGGTGTACCTGTCATCTCACCAAGTGGTAATCTCGGTGGCAAAGAAAAGCATGCTAATGCTACGGTTGCACCGGATACACCCTATGATATAGACTTCCACATTCCCACTCCAGCAGACGATCCATATCTGGGAGGCGATATCGAGGATGTCTACATCACTCTCCTCAGCGTCAATGATACCGATTTCAGTACCTGTAACTTCAGTCTGGTCATCGACTTCACGAGCTGGTCAGGTCCAGCCAGCCATACCATCTATCTCCATCCTGGAGCTGGGAAGGAAAACTGGAATGCCGAACAGAGTGTCTCCTTTGGAGGATCGACTCTAGTGGTCGAATCCTATATTTCTGTATCATCTCGTTCAACCAAAATGTTGGCTATCCACATCTTCACGTCAGGCGGTGGTTCACTTCCAACTACAACGGAAGGCGGACCATATCATCAGCTCAATATCACGGCTCCTGCAAGTACGACTTTTCACTGCTATATTTCCGACGACAAAACCTCGTGGACTGGTGGGGCTATTTGGACAAGCGATGAGTTTGATTACTATCACATAACTTGGCCATCAACTGCTGATTCAGCTGTAAGTGTTGCTAGCTATCACACCCGAGATCTCTTGGGTGGAACAATTGGTGACATAGCAGATTTCTCATCGAGAGGTCCACGAATCGATGAGGTTCAAAAACAGGGTGTGGCCGCACCCGGAGGATATGACATAATCAGTGATTACTCAAATGCTTCCACATGGTATGGATGGTACAACAACTATGGAAGTCTTCCGTTCGACGATAGATTTGCTAGCTATCAGCTCTTCAGTGGTACAAGTGCTTCAGGGCCGCACGTAGCTGGATGCGCCGCTTTAATGCTACAGATTTCACCCACCCTTGGTTCTCAGGTTGGTGGCTACATCAAATCAACAGCTAGAAACGATTCATTTACTGGGTCCGTGCCCAATCCAACATGGGGGTACGGGAAACTCGATGTCCTGTCGGCAGTACTGAGCATAGACGTTGAAGCGCCAGTAATTCACTCATTTGAGAGAAATCCGCTTTCTGTAGAGTATTATCAAAACGTGACAGTGGAAGCGAATGTTACTGATAATTCAGATTTCTTCAGTGTATTCTTGAAATACAATGCTACTGGCTGGGGTGAAAACAAAACAGTATTGATGGCCGAACAACCCAGCGGCAATTACACTATGGAAATCGGACCCTTCAATTACTCTCAATCGGTTTATTACAGCATTTTTGCCAATGATACTGGCGGGAATGGCAATCAAAGCAGCTGGACGATGTTCACAATTGGCGACACAGTCAAGCCGAATATGGTGAATCCCTGGAGGAATGCCACTTCACCTGGAGCCAATCACGATGTAGCCGTTTCCATTGATATTCTCGAGCCTGCAGGTGCCGCTGGAGTAGATACTGTTCTTCTCAACTACTCTAAGAATGATTGGTCTAACTTTACCGTGTTAACTATGCAAAGAACACAGGATACATATTCTGCGGTGATACCTGGACAGCCGCTGGACACTTCTGTAGAATATTTCTTCTGGGCAAATGATACTGAAGGTAACACAAACTACACCTCTATCTACAACTACACGACCATTTCCCCTGAAAGCAATCCGCCAACAATTGACACTCCGGACAGGACGCCCGTTACTCCAAATAGCCAAGAAAACGTCACTGTCACTGTCATTGTCAGTGACGATACTGAAGTTGACACTGTCATCCTGTCTTATTATGATGGTGAAAACTGGCACAACAGTACTATGACCAAGGAGGATTCAACATACATCGGGGTAATTCCTGAACTG